GTAATTTCTCATGGCATATTACTTGCAAATACTCCTATCATGAGAAACGAATTATTATATAGTGCTTGTCTTATAATTTATTTACTTATCGTAACTGGTATAATTTTTATACTAATACGAATAACAAAAAAATCAAAGTTGAAATAAAGGTAGATTTATGAAAAATGCTGTAATAACAATTCTAATTTTAATAGCTTTTCATTCTCTTCATGCTCAAACCACAAATACATATCTCGATTCGCTTATATCAGAAGCATTATTAAATAATCCACAATTAAAAGCGGCAAGATTTAAGTATTTAAGTGAAGAGAAAAAAATCAAACAGGTAACTTCCTGGGAAGCTCCACAAATTGGAATAGAATTTTTCCAGATTCCAACTACTTCATTCCCCAATCCACTAAAAAATAATATGGAAATGGATTATTACATTCAGCAAATGATTCCATTTCCTGGAAAATTAAAAGCGATGGGATTATCAGCTGCAAATAATGCAAAGATGAGAGAAGAACAATTTAATGCATTAAAGAACAAAATTATTAGAGATTTAAAAAGTACATTTTATGAACTTTATTTTGTTCAACGAAAAATTGAAATAAATAAAGAAAATCAAGAACTATTAAAACAATTTATCGAGATAGCAAAAAAACAATATGAAGTTGGAATGGGAAAACAGCCAGATATTATACGAGCACAAACTGAGCTTTCATCTTTAATAAATGATGAAATAAATCTTTACAAAGAAAAAAGAGATGTTGAAACAATGCTTAACACAATTTTAAATCGTCCCCCTTATCAACCATTTAATAAAATAGAAAAAATATATGAAGAAATTCCTGAATATAATTACCAGCAATTACTTTCACTTGCATTATCAACCAGACCCGAATTACAGGAAATGAATTATAACATCGAAATGTATAAAAGCGAATTAAAAGCATCCAAACTTGAATTCTATCCAGATATAATGGCAAGAGTAATGTATAAAAATATGATAGATACAAAAAATGATTTCTGGTCTGCAATGGTTGGTGTAAATATTCCCATAGCATTCTGGTCGAAAGATAAATATGGTGGTAAAGTTGAAGAAAATGAGTTGAATATTAAAACAGCAGAAGAACAATATAATTCAATGAAAAACATGATTTCATACGAAGTACAAAATGCAGTTGTAAAATTAGAAACAAACAGAAATTTATATGAATTAAATAAAAACACAGTTGTACCACAGGCTGAACAAACACTTCAATCTACATTAGCAGCATATAAAACTGGGAAAACAGAATTTTTAATGTTAATAGATGCTTATAGAATGCTTTTTATGGCAAAATTAGATTTATATATGAGTGAAATGAATCTAATGCAGGCGGTATCACAGCTTGAACAGGCTGTTGGTTTACCACTAAATAAAATTAAAGAAAGTTTAGAATAGTAAATAAGGGAGAAACCTTGATGAAAAAGAATATTATAACAGCAATTATTTTTCTCATTATAGGATTAGGTATTGGATGGTTTATTTTTAATTCCAGAACAACTACTGAAAAGAAAAGTGAAAGAAAAATACTTTACTACAGAAATCCAATGGATCCGACTCAAACTTCACCTACTCCTAAGAAAGCACCAGATGGAATGGACTACGTTCCTGTCTATGCAGATGAAGAGACTAAAAGTGGAGAAAGAAAAATTGCTTATTACAAAGATCCAATGCATCCCTGGTATACATCGGATAAACCTGGTATTGCACCAGATTGCGGAATGGAATTAGTTCCAGTTTACGAAGGTGAAAGCGATGTCAAGGGAATTAAGATAGATCCTGTTGTTGTACAGAATATTGGCGTACGTGTTGAAACTGTTAAAAAACAAAAACTTCAAAAAATTATTAGAACCACAGCTAAAATAGATTATGATGAAAGAAGAGTTACTGCTGTAACAACAAAAATAATGGGCTGGATAGAAAAACTTTATGTTGATTATACTGGCAAATATGTCTCTAAAGGTCAACCACTTTTTGAAATTTACAGTCCAGAACTTGTAAGTACACAAGAAGAATATCTTCAAGCAATTCGCTATTTAAAGAAAGTTTCTGCACAAGGCTCTAAAGAAGTAATAGAAGGTGCACAGGAATTAGTCAACAGTGCAAAAAGAAGATTACTTTACTGGGACATTTCAGAAAAAGATATAAATGAAATTGAAAAATATAATTCACCTAAAAAAACTCTAACAATTTACTCACCTGTTAATGGCATTGTTGTAGAAAAAATGGTTTATCAAGGTCAACAGGTGATGGCTGGAATGGATTTGTATAAAATTGCAGATTTATCAGTCGTATGGGCAATAGCCGATATTTATCAAATGGATTTACCCTGGATTAAATTAGGTCAAAATGTTGAACTTGAATTATCATATTTACCTGGCAAAAAATATCAGGGCAAAGTTACGTACATATATCCATTCTTGAATGATGAAACCAAAACTGTAAAGGTAAGAACAGAAGTAAGAAATACATCTAACTATGATTTTAAACCAGGAATGTTTGCCACTGTGAAATTTGTTTCGCCTGTTTCAATTAATGCCATTGTTGTTCCTTCGCAAGCAATTATTAGATCTGGAGAAAGAAATATTGCTGTTATTTCATTAGGCGGTGGTTACTTTGAACCAAGAGAAGTTAAATTAGGAGTAGAATCCGAAGGCTTGGTTCAGGTGCTTGAAGGCATACGTGAAGGCGAAAATATTGTAGTTTCTTCTCAGTTCTTAATTGATTCAGAAAGTAATCTCAAAGCAGCAATTCAGCAGATGAGTGGACATGCAGGAATGGATATGAGCAAACCTATGAATGAATCTAAGAAATCAAAAGCAGAAGAAATGGATCATAGTAAAATGAATCATGAAGGAATGGATCATAACAAAATGAATCATGAACAAACGAAGAGTAAGAAAGAAAAAAGTGAAACTTCATCCATAATCAGAAAAGGTGTAATTGACCTTAAATCAATTGATAAGAATAAAGATGGAAAAGTTTTTCAGGATCAAATGGATTGGAATGTAATTTCTGATAAACCAGGCAAATGCCCAATTTGTGGAATGACATTAAAAGAGTCTACTCTGGAAGAAGCAAAAGCAAATTTGATAAAACATGGATTTAAAGTAAAATGAGCAAATATTAATAGTTCTGGAGAGTAAAAATGTTAGAAAAAATTATAGAGTTTTCGATAAGAAATAAATTCCTTGTAATCCTTTCAACAATATTTTTGATTGGATATGGTATATATTCTTTATTGAATACACCAATTGACGCAATACCAGATTTGAGTGATGTTCAGGTAATAATTTATACAGAATATCCAGGTCAATCACCAAGAATAGTAGAAGATCAGGTAACATATCCTTTAACAACTGCAATGGTTTCTGTCCCTGGTTCTAAAGTAGTAAGAGGTTATTCATTCTTTGGCTTTTCATTGGTATATATAATTTTTGAAGATGGTACAGATATTTACTGGGCAAGAAGCAGAGTACTTGAGTATTTAAATTATGCACAGAAAAGACTTCCTAAAAATGTTGTTCCAACATTAGGTCCTGATGCAACTGGTGTTGGATGGGTTTATGAATATAAGCTTACATCAAAGACTAGATCTCTTCAAGAATTACGTTCAATTCAAGATTGGTATCTTAAATATGCATTAACTTCTGTTGAAGGTGTAGCCGAAGTTGCAAGCATTGGTGGTTATGTTAAACAATATCAGGTGACTGTTGACCCTGCAAAGTTACTGGCATATAACATTCCAATTGATATGATAGAAATGGCAATAATGAAATCGAACAATGACGTTGGTGGCGAAGTAATTGAAATGGGCGAAATGGAATTTATGGTACGAGGTCTCGGTTACATAAAATCAATTGAAGATTTAGAAAATATTCCATTAATGGTTGACAAAAAAACAAACACTCCAGTTTATTTAAAAGATGTTGCTGATATAACACTTGGACCTTTAATGAGAAGAGGTCTGGCAGAATCAAACGGCGAAGGTGAGGTAGTCGGTGGTATAATTGTTATGAGATATGGAGATAATGCACTCAAAGTAATTGAAAATGTGAAGAAAAAGATTGAGGAGTTAAAAGCAGGACTTCCACCTGATGTTAAAATAGAACCTGTATATGATCGTTCTGGATTAATTGAAAGAGCTATTGATACTTTAAAAGAAAAATTAATAGAAGAAATATTAATCGTTGCACTTGTATGCATAATATTTTTATTGCATGCAAGAAGTGCTTTTGTAGCAATCTTTACACTACCTACAGCTATTTTAATGTCGTTTATAATAATGCGCTGGCAGGGAATAAATGCAAACATAATGTCACTGGGTGGAATTGCAATAGCCATTGGTGCTATGGTGGATGCAGCAATAATTATGATTGAAAATGCTCACAAACACATTGAACACGAAGCCTTAAAACCACCAGAACAAAGAAGAAATAGATGGCAGTTAATAATTGATGCATCAAAAGAAGTTGGTCCTTCATTATTTTATTCATTACTCGTAATTACTGTATCATTCATCCCGGTATTTACACTCGAAGCTCAAGAAGGAAGATTATTTAAACCACTTGCATTTACAAAAACTTATTCAATGGCAGCTGCCGCAATTTTATCTATAACCATTGTTCCAATATTAATGGGTTACTGGATACGTGGAAAAATAATGCCAGAAGAAAAAAATCCCATCAACAGATTTTTAATTAAAATTTATCACCCGGTTGTAGATTTTGTTATAAAATATAACAAATTCGTTATAGCTGCAGTTATAATAATACTTGCATTAACAATAATTCCATTTAAAAAAATTGGTTCTGAATTTATGCCTCCACTCTACGAAGGCGACTTACTTTATATGCCTACTACTATGCCAGGTATGTCAATAACCAAAGCGAGAGAATTACTTCAACAAACAGATAAAATAATTAAACAATTTCCAGAAGTACATCACGTATTTGGAAAAATTGGAAGAGCCGAAACTGCAACCGATCCTGCTGGTTTGGATATGGTTGAAACTACAATAATGTTAAAACCCGAAAGTGAATGGCGACCTGGAATGACTCCTAAAAAACTGATTGATGAAATGGATCGCGCAATTCAATTTCCTGGGGTTACAAATGCATGGACAATGCCAATTAAGACAAGAGTTGACATGCTAAGTACTGGAATAAAAACTCCAGTTGGAATTAAAATCTCAGGACCCAATTTAGATACCTTGCAAGAAATTGGAAGAGAAGTAGAAGCTGTTATGCGCACTGTGCCCGGAACCTTGAGTGCTTTTGCTGAGAGAGCTGTGGGTGGAAATTATCTTGATATTGAAATCAATAGAAAAGAAGCTGCACGATATGGATTAACTATTGATGATGTTCAAAAAGTAATTCAAACTGCAATGGGTGGAATGGCTATAACAAATACTATTGAAGGTTTAGAAAGGTATACAGTAAATCTTCGTTACAGTAGAGAATTAAGAGATAATATCGAAGCATTAAAAAGAGTTCTTATACCAACTCCAACAGGTGAACAGGTTCCGTTTGGACATCTTGCAACTTTTATAACTCGTAAAGCACCGATGGTAATTAGAAGCGAAGATACACGTCCAAATGCCTGGGTCTATGTTGATATAAAAGATATTGATATTGGTACTTATGTACAAAATGCTCAGAAGATTGTGTCAGAAAAAATTAAACTGCCTGCTGGTTATAATATTACCTGGAGCGGTGAATATGAATATATGTTAAGAGCTCAACAGAAATTGATGATTGTTATACCTATGACTTTATTTATCATTTTCGTAATTATCTATCTAAATACACGCTCACTCACAAAAGTAGCAATTGTTTTCCTTGCTGTTCCTTTCTCACTGGTTGGAACATTCTGGTTGCTTTATTTACTGGGTTACAATTTAAGTATTGCCGTCTGGGTTGGTATAATAGCTCTTGCAGGTTTAGACGCAGAAACTGGAGTAGTAATGTTACTTTATCTTGACATTGCATTGAAAGAATGGAAAGAAAAAGGATTACTTACGGGATTAAAAGGATTAAAAGAAGCCATTCATCATGGTGCTGTAAAACGTGTTAGACCAAAAATTATGACTGCTTCAGTTATAATTGCAGGACTTATTCCAATTATGTGGAGTCATGGAACAGGGGCAGATGTAATGAAACGTATCGCAGCTCCTATGCTTGGTGGTGTTGTTACTTCTGTATTAATGGAATTGGCTGTTTATCCGGTGATTTATTACCTGTGGAGATCATGGGAAATGAAGAGAGAAGCCAAGAAAAAAGGAATTGCATTAGAATCTTAAATAAGGAATGAAAATGAAAATTGTAATGTTGGGAATCTTTTTAATAGCATTGTTTTTAGTTGTACTGAAGATAAAAAGCATGATAAATAAAAATAAATCTTGCCATTAAATTCTGGAGAATAAAATGAAATCTAAACTATTATTCTTATTAGCAATTCCAGTTTTATTGGGTAATATTTATGCACAACCTAAAGCAGTTTTTAAACCTATGAGTTACGATTTCGGTAATATTGTGCAGGATTCTGTAGTCGAAAAAATATTTGTTATTACAAACGAAGGCAACGATACACTTAAAATCCACGATATCAAAGTATCCTGCGGATGTACTGCAGCAGTTATTGGAAAAAAAGAACTTGCTCCTTCCATCTCAACCGAAATTAAAGTTACATTTGATTCAAAAGGGAGATTGGGTAAGCAAAATAAAATTATATCTGTTTATACAAACGATCCTGATAATAGTGTTATAAGATTAACTTTAAAAGGGAATGTTCTAAAAAAATAAAACCAAACTAAAAAAGGAGTTAAAGATGAAAGCAATAAAAATTTTCACAAATATGTTCTTGGTTGTAATGTTTCTAACTAGTGTGGTACTGGCTCAAGAAAAAAAAGATTCAACTAAAGAAGACCACAAAATGATGAAACATGATATAATGAGAGATTCATCTAAGCAACATAAAATGCACGATATGAAGATGATGAAAGATTCAACTCATCAAAAGATGAAGAACAAAAAAGAAATGATGGACAAAAAGAAATCACCTCTTATAAGAGAAGGAGAAATTGACTTAGAAGCTATTGATGAAAACAAGGATGGTAAAGTTTTTCAGGATCAAATGGATTTTAATGTTATCTCTGATAAACCTGGCGAATGCCCGGTATGCGGTATGAAATTAAAAGAGGTTACTCTTGAAAAAGCAAAAGAAAATTTGCTCGAACATGGATTTAAGGTTAAGTAATAAATCTGGCGGTGATTCCAGAAAAATTATTTGGGTCACCGCCTTTAATTAATAAATGCTGCTATCTTTTTAAGAAGAATTGTTTTCTAATTATGAATACAATGTTTAGAGAAGATATGTCCTGAAAAAGCTGGCAGCATAGATAACATAAATATGAGGTAATTTATGAAATGTAATCGATGCGGAGCTGAGAATAATGATGCAAATAAATTTTGTACGAATTGCGGGAATGAATTAATTCATGAAAATAACCCACAGGAAATTATTTGTGAATCATGTGGTGCAAAAAACAAACCAGAAAATAATTATTGTATTTTGTGTGGAGAGCGTCTTAGATCAACTGTGAGTTCAAATGTTACTAAACTAAATTTACAAAGGCAATATCATGATAATAGAAAGAAGAATAAAAAGAGAAGTAATAACCTATCTACTGCTCAAAACAAAAATTATCCACAAGCAAAAAAGATTGAACTAAGACCTTTTTTGATTACTGCAGTTGTTATAATTGTTTCTTATATCACAGTTACATTAATCAACAACCGGGAAAATACAAATACTATAGTCCCTACCACAGAAATTAAAAGTACAAATCCTGCTGTCGAAGCAATTGTTTATGAAATTGCATCAAAGTTTGTTTGCTCGTGTGGTTCATGTAATGAAGAATCTCTTGAAAAATGTACATGTCCACGTGCAGTTGAAGAGCGACAGTTTATTCGAGATTATGTTGAAAAGAATGGGCAACAGAAAAATATTGTAGTTGCTTTAGCAAATAGATACGGTTATCTGAAATCGGAATATGCTAAAGATTATAAAGTAGATGCTTCTAAAATATGGCAAAGTGATGCTTCAAATTCTTTTTCAAATTCAAAAGGTATTATCAAATAAATTAATGATGGGGTAAAAATGTCAAAAATAAATTTCTGTCCACATTGCGGTATAAAAATTCAAGAGGAAGGAAATTTTTGTCCCGAATGCGGTTCAAAGTTATATGAGCAATCACATAAAACTAACAGAGTCACCAATAATAAGAAAGAACGTGTATTAAAGAATACTTCTGCTAAAAATAAAAATATTTATTGGTGGGCTGCAGGGACTGCTGTAATATTATTTGTAATTATTTACTACTTATCACAGCCAACTAAAGAGTATAAAATTATAAAAGAACAACAGCAAGTTGTAAGTTCTGTTTCATATCCTTTATCGCGTTATGATGCAAGTTATTCGATTGCTTTTTCAAAAGGTGGCAAAATTATCCTTCCTCTTGATGAAGTTAAAGAAAAGAAGATGGTGAAATTTGATTATTTCATCCAAAATACATCTATACCAATTCTTGCATATTTATCTGAAGAAGGAAAAATAATTACCGCAATCAGTATGTGCGAGCCATGCGACTCAAAAGATTTCCATATTCGAGGTAGCAATCTCATCTGCAATTCGTGTGGAACTACATGGAATCTGAACAACCTTGAAGCTATAAGCGGAGCGTGTGGTAAATATCCACCAGATCCAATACCAAGTAAGGTTGTGGGTAATGAAATTCAAATTGATGAATCTCTTGTCTTGAACTGGAAAAGACGAGTATAAAAAATGAAACTATATACTATATCGATTCAAAGCTTAAGAAGAAGAAAATCAAGAACAGCATTTCTTTTGTTTGGACTCGTTCTCTCAATAGCATTAGTTATAATGTTGATAACATTAAGTGAAAGTATTAATGCAAGTGTTTCGCAGAAATTGGATGAATTTGGAGCTAATATTATTGTTACACCTAAAAGTGAACAATTGCTAATCAATTATGGCGGAATGATGATTGGAGATATATCATATAATAATTCGCAATTAAAAGAAACAGATATAGCCCGCATCCGCTCGATTAAAAACAGCAAAAATATTTCAACCATTTCACCAAAGTTGCTGGAAATAGCAGATGTAAATGGTAAGAAAACTATTATCGCAGGTATTATATTCGAGAACGAACTTCGATTGAAAAAATGGTGGCATATAAAAGGAAATATACCCGAATCTAAAAATCAAATATTAATAGGAAATAATGTTTCAACACATAGACAAATTAATATTAACGATACCATAAAAATTAAAAATGAGATTTTTGTAGTAAGTGGAATTCTTGATAACACCGGTTCGCAAGATGATGATTTTATCTTTATGAATCTTTCTTCTGCACAAAAATTATTTAATAAACCCGGAACTATTTCACTCATTGAAATTTCTGCTTTGTGTTACGACTGTCCAATTGAAGAAATTGTAGCTCAGACTTCTAAAGCAATCCCTGCAGCAAAAGTTACACCAATTAAGCAAACCATAGAAGCAAGAATGTCAGCTGTTCATAGTTTTGAACATTTTTCAATTGGGATATCGATGATAATTCTTGTTATTAGTTTCTTAATTGTTTTTATAAATGTAAATGCTTCTGTAAACGAAAGAACAAAGGAAATCGGAATATTTAAATCGGTTGGCTTTAGACAAATACATATCTTAAAAATAATTCTATTTGAGATTTTTATAATAAGTCTAATATCTGGATTGGCAGGATATTTCATTGGTACAAATTCAGCAAAATTTCTACTACCACATTTAAGTATGTTTGCTGCCAATGAATTAATTATTAGACCAATATTACTTTGGGAAACAGTTTTGCTCTCACTTATTGTAAGTCTATTAGCCTGTATTTATCCAGCACTTAAAGCAGCAAAACTCGACCCAACTGTTGCATTCAGGTACATCTAAAATTTAAGGACGACAAATGAGTTTAGTTGAAATAAATCAAATATCAAAAGTGTACGAAACTGGTGGAGTAAAAATTACAGCAGTTAATAATGTTTCATTTACTATATCGAACAATGAATTAATTACCATTATGGGAGAATCTGGCTCTGGTAAAACTACACTACTTACAATTATGGGAGGTTTATGCAAACCGACATCGGGAAAAGTGATTGTAGATGGTCTGGATATTTATTCTCTTAACCAGAATAGTCTGGCAGATTTTAGAAAGGAATATCTGGGCTTTGTCTTTCAAACATTTCAACTTATTCCGTATTTAACAGTTGAAGAAAATGTAATGCTACCACTTGCAATAAGTGATCTGAGAAAAAAGCAGAAAAAAGAAATTGTTTATTCAATACTTGAAAAAGTTCATATTAAAGATAAATCGAAAAGATTGATAAATGAACTTAGTGGCGGTGAACAACAGCGAGTTGCAATAGCAAGAGCACTGGTAAATGATCCTTTGATTATTCTTGCAGATGAGCCAACCGGTAATCTTGATTCTAAGACAAGTAAAGAGATCATCAATATTTTTCTTTCTCTTGTCTCAGAAGGTAAAACTGTTGTAATGGTAACACATAATAAAGAATATACAAAATATGCAACAAGAGTTATTGAACTATCAGATGGTAAAATAATTAAAGAAAATTATATCTCACTTTCTGAGGTTACTCACCCTGTTAGTGTTTGATAAAAATAAATTAATAACATTAATATGAATTCGAAATTTTTGATAAGGATGGTAATGATAATTTTTCCTGTGTTAATGCTTGATGTGATAAATGCACAAAATGGATGGTCCATTGCAATTAATCTACAACTTGTAGGTGGTAGTTATACTTTTGACAAAAATAATTTCAATAAAAATAAAATTATCTATTATTATAGTGGCCTGGGAAATTGGGCTATTAGTTTATTGGCTCCATTAAAGACTTATGAAATTACACCACAGCGTGCTGATTCCCTTATATTCCCTTTTATTAAAGAAACATATACTGGCAATATTATTAACGACATTTTTTTCCCGCCAGCATTTAATATAAACACTTATGTTAAACTTCCTATGATACCATATTCTAAAAAGAAAGGTGAATATAATTATGGTTTCTCGGTAACTCTCAGGAAATTAAATAAAGTTTTTTTTGGATTTGCTAATCTGGGGTATATCGTTATA
This is a stretch of genomic DNA from Rosettibacter firmus. It encodes these proteins:
- a CDS encoding DUF2318 domain-containing protein, with the translated sequence MSKINFCPHCGIKIQEEGNFCPECGSKLYEQSHKTNRVTNNKKERVLKNTSAKNKNIYWWAAGTAVILFVIIYYLSQPTKEYKIIKEQQQVVSSVSYPLSRYDASYSIAFSKGGKIILPLDEVKEKKMVKFDYFIQNTSIPILAYLSEEGKIITAISMCEPCDSKDFHIRGSNLICNSCGTTWNLNNLEAISGACGKYPPDPIPSKVVGNEIQIDESLVLNWKRRV
- a CDS encoding zinc-ribbon domain-containing protein — protein: MKCNRCGAENNDANKFCTNCGNELIHENNPQEIICESCGAKNKPENNYCILCGERLRSTVSSNVTKLNLQRQYHDNRKKNKKRSNNLSTAQNKNYPQAKKIELRPFLITAVVIIVSYITVTLINNRENTNTIVPTTEIKSTNPAVEAIVYEIASKFVCSCGSCNEESLEKCTCPRAVEERQFIRDYVEKNGQQKNIVVALANRYGYLKSEYAKDYKVDASKIWQSDASNSFSNSKGIIK
- a CDS encoding TolC family protein; the protein is MKNAVITILILIAFHSLHAQTTNTYLDSLISEALLNNPQLKAARFKYLSEEKKIKQVTSWEAPQIGIEFFQIPTTSFPNPLKNNMEMDYYIQQMIPFPGKLKAMGLSAANNAKMREEQFNALKNKIIRDLKSTFYELYFVQRKIEINKENQELLKQFIEIAKKQYEVGMGKQPDIIRAQTELSSLINDEINLYKEKRDVETMLNTILNRPPYQPFNKIEKIYEEIPEYNYQQLLSLALSTRPELQEMNYNIEMYKSELKASKLEFYPDIMARVMYKNMIDTKNDFWSAMVGVNIPIAFWSKDKYGGKVEENELNIKTAEEQYNSMKNMISYEVQNAVVKLETNRNLYELNKNTVVPQAEQTLQSTLAAYKTGKTEFLMLIDAYRMLFMAKLDLYMSEMNLMQAVSQLEQAVGLPLNKIKESLE
- a CDS encoding ABC transporter permease; the protein is MKLYTISIQSLRRRKSRTAFLLFGLVLSIALVIMLITLSESINASVSQKLDEFGANIIVTPKSEQLLINYGGMMIGDISYNNSQLKETDIARIRSIKNSKNISTISPKLLEIADVNGKKTIIAGIIFENELRLKKWWHIKGNIPESKNQILIGNNVSTHRQININDTIKIKNEIFVVSGILDNTGSQDDDFIFMNLSSAQKLFNKPGTISLIEISALCYDCPIEEIVAQTSKAIPAAKVTPIKQTIEARMSAVHSFEHFSIGISMIILVISFLIVFINVNASVNERTKEIGIFKSVGFRQIHILKIILFEIFIISLISGLAGYFIGTNSAKFLLPHLSMFAANELIIRPILLWETVLLSLIVSLLACIYPALKAAKLDPTVAFRYI
- a CDS encoding DUF1573 domain-containing protein — encoded protein: MKSKLLFLLAIPVLLGNIYAQPKAVFKPMSYDFGNIVQDSVVEKIFVITNEGNDTLKIHDIKVSCGCTAAVIGKKELAPSISTEIKVTFDSKGRLGKQNKIISVYTNDPDNSVIRLTLKGNVLKK
- a CDS encoding ABC transporter ATP-binding protein codes for the protein MSLVEINQISKVYETGGVKITAVNNVSFTISNNELITIMGESGSGKTTLLTIMGGLCKPTSGKVIVDGLDIYSLNQNSLADFRKEYLGFVFQTFQLIPYLTVEENVMLPLAISDLRKKQKKEIVYSILEKVHIKDKSKRLINELSGGEQQRVAIARALVNDPLIILADEPTGNLDSKTSKEIINIFLSLVSEGKTVVMVTHNKEYTKYATRVIELSDGKIIKENYISLSEVTHPVSV
- a CDS encoding heavy metal-binding domain-containing protein, producing MKAIKIFTNMFLVVMFLTSVVLAQEKKDSTKEDHKMMKHDIMRDSSKQHKMHDMKMMKDSTHQKMKNKKEMMDKKKSPLIREGEIDLEAIDENKDGKVFQDQMDFNVISDKPGECPVCGMKLKEVTLEKAKENLLEHGFKVK
- a CDS encoding efflux RND transporter periplasmic adaptor subunit, with amino-acid sequence MKKNIITAIIFLIIGLGIGWFIFNSRTTTEKKSERKILYYRNPMDPTQTSPTPKKAPDGMDYVPVYADEETKSGERKIAYYKDPMHPWYTSDKPGIAPDCGMELVPVYEGESDVKGIKIDPVVVQNIGVRVETVKKQKLQKIIRTTAKIDYDERRVTAVTTKIMGWIEKLYVDYTGKYVSKGQPLFEIYSPELVSTQEEYLQAIRYLKKVSAQGSKEVIEGAQELVNSAKRRLLYWDISEKDINEIEKYNSPKKTLTIYSPVNGIVVEKMVYQGQQVMAGMDLYKIADLSVVWAIADIYQMDLPWIKLGQNVELELSYLPGKKYQGKVTYIYPFLNDETKTVKVRTEVRNTSNYDFKPGMFATVKFVSPVSINAIVVPSQAIIRSGERNIAVISLGGGYFEPREVKLGVESEGLVQVLEGIREGENIVVSSQFLIDSESNLKAAIQQMSGHAGMDMSKPMNESKKSKAEEMDHSKMNHEGMDHNKMNHEQTKSKKEKSETSSIIRKGVIDLKSIDKNKDGKVFQDQMDWNVISDKPGKCPICGMTLKESTLEEAKANLIKHGFKVK
- a CDS encoding efflux RND transporter permease subunit: MLEKIIEFSIRNKFLVILSTIFLIGYGIYSLLNTPIDAIPDLSDVQVIIYTEYPGQSPRIVEDQVTYPLTTAMVSVPGSKVVRGYSFFGFSLVYIIFEDGTDIYWARSRVLEYLNYAQKRLPKNVVPTLGPDATGVGWVYEYKLTSKTRSLQELRSIQDWYLKYALTSVEGVAEVASIGGYVKQYQVTVDPAKLLAYNIPIDMIEMAIMKSNNDVGGEVIEMGEMEFMVRGLGYIKSIEDLENIPLMVDKKTNTPVYLKDVADITLGPLMRRGLAESNGEGEVVGGIIVMRYGDNALKVIENVKKKIEELKAGLPPDVKIEPVYDRSGLIERAIDTLKEKLIEEILIVALVCIIFLLHARSAFVAIFTLPTAILMSFIIMRWQGINANIMSLGGIAIAIGAMVDAAIIMIENAHKHIEHEALKPPEQRRNRWQLIIDASKEVGPSLFYSLLVITVSFIPVFTLEAQEGRLFKPLAFTKTYSMAAAAILSITIVPILMGYWIRGKIMPEEKNPINRFLIKIYHPVVDFVIKYNKFVIAAVIIILALTIIPFKKIGSEFMPPLYEGDLLYMPTTMPGMSITKARELLQQTDKIIKQFPEVHHVFGKIGRAETATDPAGLDMVETTIMLKPESEWRPGMTPKKLIDEMDRAIQFPGVTNAWTMPIKTRVDMLSTGIKTPVGIKISGPNLDTLQEIGREVEAVMRTVPGTLSAFAERAVGGNYLDIEINRKEAARYGLTIDDVQKVIQTAMGGMAITNTIEGLERYTVNLRYSRELRDNIEALKRVLIPTPTGEQVPFGHLATFITRKAPMVIRSEDTRPNAWVYVDIKDIDIGTYVQNAQKIVSEKIKLPAGYNITWSGEYEYMLRAQQKLMIVIPMTLFIIFVIIYLNTRSLTKVAIVFLAVPFSLVGTFWLLYLLGYNLSIAVWVGIIALAGLDAETGVVMLLYLDIALKEWKEKGLLTGLKGLKEAIHHGAVKRVRPKIMTASVIIAGLIPIMWSHGTGADVMKRIAAPMLGGVVTSVLMELAVYPVIYYLWRSWEMKREAKKKGIALES